The following is a genomic window from Salvelinus fontinalis isolate EN_2023a chromosome 11, ASM2944872v1, whole genome shotgun sequence.
TAGACCCCCTGCCTGTGACCCCCTAGATCCCCTGCCTGTGACCCCCTAGACCCCCTGCCTGTGACCCACTAGACCCCCTGCCTGTGACCCACTAGACCCCCTGCCTGTGACCCCCTTGACCCCCTGCCTGTGACCCACTAGACCCCCTGCCTGTGACCCCCTAGACCCCCTGCCTGTGACCCCCTAGATCCCCTGCCTGTGACCCCCTAGACCACCTGCCTGTGACCCCCTAGACCCCCTGCCTGTGACCCCCTAGATCCCCTGCCTGTGACCCCCTTGACCACCTGCCTGTGACCCCCTAGACCCCCTGCCTGTGACCCCCTAGATCCCCTGCCTGTGACCCCCTTGACCACCTGCCTGTGACCCCCAGACCCCCTGCCTGTGACCCCCTAGATCCCCTGCCTGTGACCCCCTTGACCACCTGCCTGTGACCCCCTAGACCCCCTGCCTGTGACCCCCTAGATCCCCTGCCTGTGACCCCCTAGACCCCCTGCCTGTGACCCCCTAGATCCCCTGCCTGTGACCCCCTAGACCCCCTGCCTGTGACcccctagctatcttaagatcaaTGAACCAACTGTAAGTCTTTCTGGATaagatgtaaatgtaaaaatataaATGTAGAAAAATATGTAAATATCAAATTGCATATTTTATGGTTCCAGTCAATAGATGTGCTCAAATATCAGTTGAATCACATTCAGAGaccaagcatgtgtgtgtgttttctctcttcGGTGAGAGAGCGTCTATACGTCAGCGTGGGGAGGGCTTTGCTGTTTTAAATGCTGTGAATGTAACAGTCAATAGTCCAGACTAGCTGAGCGAACGTGACAGTCAATAGACCCGACTAGCAGCGCGCAACGGGAAGGGGATGGGAGAAGCCGTTGGTCACAGGGAGGAAAATACAAACAAAAATAACCCGTCCGCAGATGTGAGAGAAGGAATAGCACCACCAGTAGACAAACAGGCTGAGACGAGGCacggagagaggagacacagagacgAGACACGGAGAGGAGGCacggagagaggagacacagagacgAGACACAGAGACGAAACACTGAGAGGAGGCacggagagaggagacacagagagaggagacacagagagaggagacacagagacgagacagagaggagacacagagaggagacacGGAGAGGAGACacggagaggagacacagagaggagacacggagagaggagacacggagagagagagagagagcggagccCTTTCCATCATTCCACAAGTGACTGCTTGGTCTTGTTTGTCACAAAATAGCGCGGAAGGACTAAAAACGCACGAGTAGAGgggggattggggggggggggggggaagtacgACACGAACAATAGCGGGGTCTTTGGAGAGAGAAGCTGTTGCCCTTTTTGGGGGAGAACCATGACAGTAGTGCCCAGAGAGAACCACGATGAGACCGTGGCACTAACCGCCCTGTCCCAAGATGTGTTCGACCCGGCGGACCAGCGGACGGACCAGGACTGCTGTGAGCGCGTGGTCATCAACGTCTCCGGGCTGCTCTTTGAAACCCAGCTGAAAACGCTCGCTCAGTTCCCCGCCACTTTACTGGGAGACCCGAGGAAGAGAATGCGCTTCTTTGACCCTCTGAGGAACGAGTACTTCTTCGACAGGAACCGACCCAGTTTCGACGCCATCCTCTACTATTACCAGTCTGGCGGCCGCCTCAGGAGACCAGTCAACGTCCCCTTGGACATATTTATGGAGGAGATCAAATTTTACCAATTGGGAGAAGATGTGATCGAGAATTTTAAGGAGGATGAGGGATTTATAAAAGAAGAGGAGAGACCGTTGCCGGAAAATGAGTTTCAACGACAGGTCTGGCTGCTGTTTGAATACCCGGAGAGTTCTGGACCCGCCAGAGGGATTGCTATTGTCTCTGTTCTGGTGATTTTAATTTCTATTGTCATCTTCTGTTTGGAGACGCTGCCTGAGTTTAGGGATGAAAAAGAGAAAAACTGGGACGCCGAGCCGTCGTTGAATGGAACTAACAGCTCTAAAAAACCCAATCCATTCACAGATCCTTTCTTCATAGTGGAGACCCTGtgtatcatctggttctccttcGAGCTCTTCGTCAGGTTCCTCGCCTGCCCCTCCAAGCCCGCTTTTTTCAAAAACATGATGAACACCATCGACATTGTGGCCATTATGCCCTATTTCATCACCCTGGGCTTGGAGCTGGCGGAGCACCAAGGAAACGGACAGCAAGCCATGTCTCTGGCCATCCTCAGGGTCATCCGGCTGGTCAGGGTGTTTAGGATCTTCAAGCTGTCCAGACACTCCAAGGGGCTTCAGATATTGGGACAAACCCTCAAAGCCAGTATGAGAGAGTTGGGGTTGCTCATCTTCTTCCTCTTCATCGGAGTCATCCTCTTCTCCAGCGCAGTCTACTTCGCCGAAACCGACGATCCAGACTCCGGCTTCAGCTCGATCCCCGACGCGTTCTGGTGGGCTGTGGTCTCCATGACTACCGTTGGCTACGGGGACATGTGCCCGGTGACCATAGGAGGCAAGATCGTGGGCTCTCTGTGCGCCATAGCCGGTGTGCTCACCATCGCGTTACCGGTCCCCGTCATCGTGTCCAACTTCAACTACTTCTATCACCGGGAGACTGAGCACGAGGAGCAGTTCCAATACACCCATGTGACGTGTGGCCAGCAGCAACAACCGTCTTTTGGTGAATTAAAGAAGAGTGACAGCCAACCATCGCTTTCCAAATCGGACTTCATAGCCACGGAGGACGCCGACTCTATCAAACATACCAACTGCAGCCCACACAAAGCGCACTGCAGCCCACACAAAGCGTACACGGGGAAACTCACTAATGTATGATTGTAGAGCAAACAGAAAATACCCAGCAATGGAAAAACAGGCATAGCCTAGAAGATATTCAGAGAAACCATGCGTTTCTTTCTGTGAGTAGCATACAACCCCCAATTCTGCGCTCTGACTAGAGTAACGTTTGACTCTCTCTTATTTCCGGTGTATCTGTATCTGCTGAAGGAATTATTCTAATAGATTAATCAAAACGTGACTCGTGATCTCACCTGAAAACAGTCTTCCGTTACGCGCACAGCTCTTCTTCGCTTGTTGGTTGTAAACATAATTAAGAGGCTATATTTAGCCTCATAAACAACAACCATGATCAACCAATCCCCCCTATTGTAGCACTTTATTCATGTTCTCTTAGTAAAGTCTAATTGATTCAGACTAATCGCttgtccattttctttttcttccGTTTTCTAAAAGTTTACATATTGATTTGCCTGTTTGGTGTTGAAGAGATATATAACATAATAGGACCAATTTGTCTAAAATTACTTGAATGAATCTTATACCTTCAGGGCATTGTAATTACTTATTAAAACCCCAAGGTCACCCAGTGACTCTACCCACAACGCCCTATTTATTTACACCATATCCACGTAATGCGTTTTTCCATTAGACCGTTAGAGTGGGGTTTTACTGGGCAGCGTTGCCTGGCAGCAgaccctctatcctctctgtcaacTGTGATGAGGGAACAGGCATAACGGAGGTCTATCCATCCATGCAGAGATGCCATTGTCTTTGATAGTAGAGCCTCGGTGGTGCGGGTCCCTCTAGGAGCTGCGCATCCACTCCAATAAGTATCTGTCGCTGGAGAATTCACACCTTGACAAGCCATTGAGGAGGCTAGACATTACGCACAGCCCATAATTGCCCTCTAAAATGACCACAGGCACTATTCAAATGATTTATATGTATGGATCAATAAACGAACAGCATCGAATCTGAATCGAATGAATCAAATATGATACTATTGACATTGTTTACAACATTTCgtcttttttaaattatttttattaTACAATCTCACCAAAACTATATAAGTAGGTAGGAGGCCTATTAGCGAATAGTGCACTAGATAATACTAGATAATATCAAGTCTCTCGGATGATTCTTCTTCTTGGGATATTAcagatgaatgaatgaatgcgtTTAACAACTTGGCGTGGGGGTAGGAAATGAACAGAGCGCCTTGTCGTGTTCAGACAGACGGTCAGATGCGGAGTATATTTGGACCCAGAGCGCCGCTTTGTGGACAGTTCGGCAACTGCAGACGCGGTGTGGAAGCTGGTTAGTTTCTATAGCAACCTTCCAGACTGTTCTGACAGGGGAAATATGTTACTGTCTGCCGTTAAACAGAACAGAGGACGGAAGGATTGACTGACGACCTGATTGAAGGATGTTTTCATTGTAACCCAATGAATGCTGCTACACAGCGCCCGACTTGAGTTATGTAGAAATATGATTAAATGATAACGAAGAAGATTTTGGCAGCTATGTCCGTGTCCTGGGATGAATGGTTATATATGGTGTCGTCTAGACAGGCAGAgaaagcagagacagacagagacctatgCTGCAGGCAGAAATGTATTGATATCAGAATCACTAGAAACCCATATTGTCTTTGGTTAAAAAAAACTCCCCTGACTCCGAGGCAGAAGGATCAACAGCTTATTGGCCACTTATATCACCAGCGTTGTACAAGTCACCTTGCGTTCCAGGACAACTACATTTCAGGACACCTTGTCTTCTGATGCCGTGTGACATCGCAATATCACTTTGCTACAGTGGACTACTACCTGACCACACtgaccccctccatccctctccaccccccttcTCCATCACCATGTCACCTGActccactgaccccccccccacccccctttccCATCACCATGTCACCTGACTCCACTGACCCCCTCCACCCCCCTTCTCCATCACCATGTCACCTGACCACACtgaccccctccatccctctccatcccccttctCCATCACCATGTCACCTGACCACACtgaccccctccatccctctccatcccccttctCCATCACCATGTCACCTGACTCCACTGACCCCCCCCTGACCCCCTCCATCCCCATCACCATGTCACCTGACCCCCTCTGACCCCCTCCATCCCCTTCTCCATCACCATGTCACCTGACCCTCACtgaccccctccatccctctccatcccccttctCCATCACCATGTCACCTGACTCCACTGACCCCCCCCTGACCCCCTCCATCCCCATCACCATGTCACCTGACCCCCTCTgaccccctccacccccctcccccatcacCATGTCACCTGACCCCCTCTGACCCCCTCTgaccccctccacccccctccccatcACCATGTCACCTGACCCCCTCTGACCCCCTCTGACCCCCTCCGTCCCCTTTCTACCAGCCATGTTGTGGTGCATCTCAGCTAAAAGAGGTGGAATCAAATAACCGTTGGAATAGATTATGACAGACGTTATCGCGTCAGGAAAGTACGGATAACTAACTCAGCGCCCAATTGGTTGGATTTACCAGAGGAGAGGGCGGGGACCTGCTCCAGATGACAGATGCAGAAGCCAATCAGGTTGGAATCAATAGCAAAAAACTGCATAGACCAACAGACCCATTGGCCAATGCAACAGGACAGCCGACTGCTAAGACGCCTGGACTACAGTGTCTCCTGGAGATGTGACGTGGGAAGATGACAGCTGCCggagagacagacacatggaGGTGAGTTGTGGTGGTAGAACGGCGTCACAATACACCTGTAGCCTCATTCCAGACTGAGCACAGACCTACGGTCatatagctagatatagacctgtAGCCTCATTCCAGACTGAGCACAGACCTACGGTCatatagctagatatagacctgtAGCCTCATTCCAGACTGAGCACAGACCTACGGTCatatagctagatatagacctgtAGCCTCATTCCAGACTGAGCACAGACCTACGGTCatatagctagatatagacctgtAGCCTCATTCCAGACTGAGCACAGACCTACGGTCatatagctagatatagacctgtAGCCTCATTCCAGACTGAGCACAGACCTACGGTGatatagctagatatagacctgtAGCCTCATTCCAGACTGAGCACAGACCTACGGTCatatagctagatatagacctgtAGCCTCATTCCAGACTGAGCACAGACCTACGGTCATATAcggaggagtagctagatatagacctgtAGCCTCATTCCAGACTGAGCACAGACCTACGGTCATATAcggaggagtagctagatatagacctgtAGCCTCATTCCAGACTGAGCACAGACCTACGGTCATATAcggaggagtagctagatatagacctgtAGCCTCATTCCAGACTGAGCACAGACCTACGGTCATATAcggaggagtagctagatatagacctgtAGCCTCATTCCAGACTGAGCACAGACCTACGGTCatatagctagatatagacctgtAGCCTCATTCCAGACTGAGCACAGACCTACGGTCATATAGCTAGATGTAGACCTGTAGCCTCATTCCAGACTGAGCACAGACCTACGGTCatatagctagatatagacctgtAGCCTCATTCCAGACTGAGCACAGACCTACGGTCatatagctagatatagaccGGTAGCCTCATTCCAGACTGAGCACAGACCTACGGTCatatagctagatatagacctgtAGCCTCATTCCAGACTGAGCACAGACCTACGGTCatatagctagatatagacctgtAGCCTCATTCCAGACTGAGCACAGACCTACGGTCatatagctagatatagacctgtAGCCTCATTCCAGACTGAGCACAGACCTACGGTCatatagctagatatagacctgtAGCCTCATTCCAGACTGAGCACAGACCTACGGTCatatagctagatatagacctgtAGCCTCATTCCAGACTGAGCACAGACCTACGGTCATATAcggaggagtagctagatatagacctgtAGCCTCATTCCAGACTGAGCACAGACCTAcggtcatatacagaacagtagcagtagctagatatagacctacagtcgtatacagaggagtagctagatatagacctacagtcatatacagaacagtagcagtagctagatatagacctacagtcatatacagaggagtagctagatatagacctacagtcctatagggaacagtagctagatatagacctacagtcatatacagaggagtagctagatatagacctacagtcatatacagaggagtagctagatatagacctacagtcatatacagaacagtagctagatatagacctacagtcctatagggaacagtagctagatatagacctacagtcatatacagaggagtagctagatatagacctacagtcatatacggaggagtagctagatatagacctacagtcatatacagaacagtagctagatatagacatacagtcatatacagaggagtagctagatatagacctacagtcatatacagaacagtagctagataaagacctacagtcatatacagaacagtagctagatatagacctacagtcatatacagagcagtagctagatatagacctacagtcatatacagaacagtagctagatatagacctacagtcatatacagaacagtagctagatatagacctacagtcatatacagaacagtagctagatatagacctacagtcatatacagaacagtagctagatatagacctacagtcctatacagaacagtagcagtagctagatatagacctacagtcatatacagaacagtagctagataaagacctacagtcaattacagaacagtagctagatatagacctacagtcataaacagaacagtagctagatatagacctacagtcatatacagaacagtagcagtagctagatatagacctaaagtcatatacagaacagtagcagtagctagatatagacctacagtcatatacagaacagtagcagtagctagatatagacctacagtcatatacagaacagtagctagatatagacctacagtcatatacagagcagtagctagatatagacctacagtcatatacagaacagtagctagatatagacctacagtcatatacagaacagtagcagtagctagatatagacctacagtcatatacagaacagtagctagatatagacctacagtcatatacagaacagtagcagtagctagatatagacctacagtcatatacagaacagtagcagtagctagatatagacctacagtcatatacagaggagtagctagatatagacctacagtcctatacagaacagtagcagtagctagatatagacctacagtcgtatacagaacagtagctagataaagacctacagtaaattacagaacagtagctagatatagacctacagtcatatacagaacagtagcagtagctagatatagacctacagtcatatacagaacagtagcagtagctagatatagacctacagtcatatacagaatagtagcagtagctagatatagacctacagtcatatacagaacagtagcagaagctagatatagacctacagtcatatacagaggagtagctagatatagacctacagtcctatacagaacagtagcagtagctagatatatacctacagtcatatacagaacagtagctagataaagacctacagtcaattacagaacagtagctagatatagacctacagtcatatacagaacagtagcagtagctagatatagacctacagtcatatacagaacagtagcagtagctagatatagacctacagtcatatacagaacagtagcagtagctagatatagacctacagtcatatacagaacagtagctagatatagacctacagtcatatacagaacagtagcagtagctagatatagacctacagtcatatacagaacagtagcagtagctagatatagacctacagtcatatacagaacagtagctagatatagacctaaagtcatatacagagcagtagctagatatagacctacagtcatatacagaacagtagctagatatagacctacagtcatatacagaacagtagctagatatagacctacagtcatatacagaacagtagctagatatagacctacagtcatatacagaacagtagctagatatagacctaaagtcatatacagagcagtagctagatatagacctacagtcatatacagaacagtagctagatatagacctacagtcatatacagaacagtagctagatatagacctacagtcatatacagaacagtagctagatatagacctacagtcatatacagaacagtagctagatatagacctacagtcatataaagagcagtagctagatatagacctacagtcatatagggaacagtagctagataaagacctacagtcatatacagagcagtagctagatatagacctacagtcatatagggaacagtagctagatatagacctacagtcctatacagaggagtagctagatatagacctacagtcatatacagaacagtagctagatatagacctacagtcatatacagaggagtagctagatatagacctacagtcatatacagagcagtagctagtaatagacctacagtcatatagggaacagtagctagatatagacctacagtcctatacagaggagtagctagatatagacctacagtcctatacgggggagtagctagatatagacctacagtcatatacagaggagtagctagatatagacctacagtcctatacgggggagtagctagatatagacctacagtcatatacagagcagtagctagatatagacctacagtcatatacagagcagtagctagatatagacctacaatcctatagggaacagtagctagatatagacctacagtcctatagggaacagtagctagatatagacctacagtcatatacagaggagtagctagatatagacctacagtcctatacagagcagtagctagatatagacctacagtcatatagggaacagtagctagatatagacctacagtcatatagggaacagtagctagatatagacctacagtcctatacagagcagtagctagatatagacctacagtcatatacagagcagtagctagatatagacctacagtcatatacagaacagtagctagatatagacctacagtcatatacagaacattagcagtagctagatatagacctacagtcctatacagagcagtagctagatatagacctacagtcatatacagaggagtagctagatatagacctacagtcctatacagagcagtagcagtagctagatatagacctacagtcatatacagaacagtagctagatatagacctacagtcatatacagagcagtagctagatatagacctacagtcatatacagaggagtagctagatatagacctagagtcatatacagaggagtagctagatatagacctacagtcatatacagagcagtagcagtaactagatatagacctacagtcatatacagaacagtagctagatatagacctacagtcatatacagaggagtagctagatatagacctacagtcatatacagaacagtagctagatatagacctacagtcatatacagaggagtagctagatatagacctacagtcatatagggaacagtagctagatatagacctacagtcatatagctagataaagacctacagtcatatacagaggagtagctagatatagacctacagtcatatacagaggagtagctagatatagacctacagtcatatacagaacagtagctagatatagacctacagtcatatacagaggagtagctagatatagacctacagtcatatacagaacagtagctagatatagatctACAGTCATATTGGgaacagtagcagtagctagatatagacctacagtcctatacagaggagtagctagatatagacctacagtcctatacagaggagAAGCTAGATATAGatctacagtcctatacagaggagtagctagatatagacctacagtcctatacagaggagtagctagatatagacctacagtcatatacagagcagtagctagatatagatctacagtcctatacagaacagtagctagatatagacctacagtcatatacagaggagtagctagatatagacctacagtcctatacagaggagtagctagatatagacctacagtcatatacagagcagtagctagatatagatctacagtcctatacagaacagtagctagatatagacctacagtcctatagggaacagtagctagatatagacctacagtcatatacagagcagtagctagatatagacctaca
Proteins encoded in this region:
- the LOC129864886 gene encoding shaker-related potassium channel tsha2-like, which encodes MTVVPRENHDETVALTALSQDVFDPADQRTDQDCCERVVINVSGLLFETQLKTLAQFPATLLGDPRKRMRFFDPLRNEYFFDRNRPSFDAILYYYQSGGRLRRPVNVPLDIFMEEIKFYQLGEDVIENFKEDEGFIKEEERPLPENEFQRQVWLLFEYPESSGPARGIAIVSVLVILISIVIFCLETLPEFRDEKEKNWDAEPSLNGTNSSKKPNPFTDPFFIVETLCIIWFSFELFVRFLACPSKPAFFKNMMNTIDIVAIMPYFITLGLELAEHQGNGQQAMSLAILRVIRLVRVFRIFKLSRHSKGLQILGQTLKASMRELGLLIFFLFIGVILFSSAVYFAETDDPDSGFSSIPDAFWWAVVSMTTVGYGDMCPVTIGGKIVGSLCAIAGVLTIALPVPVIVSNFNYFYHRETEHEEQFQYTHVTCGQQQQPSFGELKKSDSQPSLSKSDFIATEDADSIKHTNCSPHKAHCSPHKAYTGKLTNV